In the genome of Dehalococcoidales bacterium, one region contains:
- a CDS encoding zinc-ribbon domain containing protein, with the protein MSFQDKKLQCADCGASFTFSAEDQEFFQSKGYVNEPKRCPSCRQAKKADRSGKGSFGAPRQMFSVNCAECGKATEVPFQPRGDKPVYCSDCYRRLKPSR; encoded by the coding sequence ATGAGTTTTCAGGATAAAAAACTCCAGTGTGCCGATTGTGGTGCAAGCTTTACCTTCAGCGCCGAGGATCAGGAATTTTTCCAGTCAAAGGGTTACGTAAATGAGCCCAAACGCTGTCCTTCCTGCCGTCAGGCCAAGAAAGCGGATCGTTCTGGAAAAGGCAGCTTTGGAGCACCCAGACAGATGTTTTCTGTGAATTGTGCTGAATGCGGCAAAGCCACCGAAGTGCCGTTTCAGCCGCGTGGCGACAAGCCGGTTTATTGCAGTGACTGCTATCGCAGGCTAAAACCAAGCAGGTAA
- a CDS encoding DEAD/DEAH box helicase codes for MTTDITQSTDVSRPTDNTNASGFLQFDFKPQLMRGLSDLGYSMPTPVQEKAIPILLRGSDVIAQALTGTGKTAAFMLPILQTLKQGQNGVQVLVMVPTRELALQVAQATLAYGNYLNVDVLAVYGGQPYSLQIGRLRKGIDIVVGTPGRLLDLIQKKELDLSSLSAIVLDEADEMLSMGFIQDIEEILSSCPSERQTALFSATLSPKIVSMAKKYMHAPQSVIIPSRHLTVDAIDHRYCLVNQKDKLAVLTRLFEIEDITSALIFANTRISTSALVNELMERGFPAEALNGDLAQTTREHVLNRFRRNQTTVLVATDVAARGLDIDDISHVFNYDLPLDPESYVHRVGRTGRADKTGIAVSLVTPQEQWRLHRIEGYTKQSLTRVQIPGVEEIEEHREAKLLAQMNGLLKRGRCQKELQLVTRLVEMGHDPIKIAATALKIVRAEEKQRPIAEISQVKESGSSSPWRKTQRDKNGKGSSVLGHPNERGMVRLTLSAGRSHGVQPGDIVRMIARQADFPGSNIGAIRILNDHTLIDIPQQFVQQTLANASKYRIRNNSVTLTHA; via the coding sequence ATGACAACCGATATTACACAATCAACAGACGTTTCCCGACCAACTGATAATACCAATGCAAGCGGATTTTTACAATTTGATTTCAAGCCGCAACTAATGCGCGGCCTCTCTGATCTTGGCTATAGCATGCCCACGCCAGTTCAAGAAAAGGCCATTCCGATATTACTGCGAGGTAGCGATGTCATCGCCCAAGCACTGACAGGTACGGGGAAAACAGCAGCTTTTATGCTGCCTATTCTTCAAACCTTAAAGCAAGGACAGAATGGCGTACAGGTTCTTGTGATGGTCCCCACGCGAGAGCTGGCTCTACAGGTCGCACAGGCTACCCTCGCATACGGAAATTATCTGAATGTAGACGTACTGGCAGTTTATGGGGGCCAACCTTACAGCCTGCAGATAGGGCGCCTGAGAAAGGGTATAGATATTGTAGTTGGTACGCCGGGAAGGCTGCTAGACCTTATTCAGAAGAAGGAGCTTGATCTGAGCAGCCTGAGCGCAATAGTTCTAGATGAGGCGGATGAAATGCTTAGCATGGGTTTCATTCAGGATATTGAAGAAATACTCAGCAGTTGCCCTTCTGAGCGCCAGACGGCACTCTTCTCCGCTACTCTCTCGCCGAAAATCGTTAGCATGGCTAAGAAATACATGCATGCTCCACAGTCTGTCATTATTCCAAGCCGGCATCTTACCGTCGATGCAATCGACCATCGATACTGCTTGGTCAATCAAAAGGACAAGCTGGCGGTGCTGACGCGACTTTTTGAAATTGAAGATATTACCAGTGCCCTCATATTTGCAAACACCCGGATCAGCACGAGCGCTTTAGTGAATGAGCTCATGGAGCGTGGTTTTCCGGCTGAGGCGCTGAATGGCGATCTAGCTCAAACGACCCGGGAGCATGTATTAAATCGCTTCAGGCGCAATCAAACTACCGTGCTCGTAGCTACCGACGTAGCAGCCCGAGGGTTGGATATCGATGATATCTCGCATGTTTTTAATTATGACCTTCCGCTGGATCCTGAATCCTATGTACATAGGGTTGGACGCACCGGTAGAGCAGATAAAACAGGTATCGCTGTTTCCCTGGTGACGCCTCAGGAGCAGTGGCGCTTGCATCGGATAGAAGGCTACACTAAACAGTCCTTGACCCGGGTACAAATTCCTGGCGTGGAGGAAATCGAGGAACATCGGGAAGCAAAGTTGCTAGCGCAGATGAACGGCTTGCTAAAACGCGGACGCTGTCAAAAAGAATTACAGCTGGTTACGCGCCTGGTGGAAATGGGACATGACCCGATCAAGATTGCTGCTACTGCCCTAAAAATTGTTCGCGCTGAGGAAAAGCAGCGCCCTATTGCGGAAATTAGCCAGGTAAAGGAATCAGGTTCTTCAAGCCCCTGGAGGAAAACTCAACGAGATAAAAACGGGAAAGGAAGTTCTGTTTTAGGCCATCCAAACGAAAGAGGAATGGTCCGCCTAACCCTGAGCGCCGGGAGATCCCATGGTGTACAGCCCGGTGATATCGTGCGCATGATAGCTCGCCAGGCTGATTTTCCTGGCAGTAACATCGGTGCCATTCGTATTCTAAATGACCATACACTGATTGACATCCCGCAACAGTTTGTCCAGCAAACACTGGCTAATGCCAGCAAATATCGCATTCGTAATAATTCAGTGACACTGACGCATGCCTGA
- a CDS encoding sigma-70 family RNA polymerase sigma factor, whose product MNEQEEENIIRQCQVGNKEAFDKLIANYQGVLFGTAYSIIRERCGAEDAVQEALVKIWQNLPSFRFEGSIKFWMVRIVANEVKQAFRKKKFQTVPFDRITEIPDSHENVEEAVVVAENRKELHHALSKLPLEQREVLVLRYFVELTVPEIASIIGKPEGTVKSRLSRALRRLNQICVYQDMRG is encoded by the coding sequence TTGAACGAACAAGAAGAGGAGAATATCATCCGCCAATGCCAGGTGGGGAATAAGGAAGCATTCGATAAGCTTATAGCCAACTACCAAGGAGTACTCTTCGGTACTGCATATTCAATAATACGTGAGCGATGCGGTGCTGAGGATGCGGTTCAAGAAGCGCTTGTAAAGATATGGCAAAACCTGCCATCATTCCGTTTCGAAGGTAGTATAAAATTCTGGATGGTGCGTATTGTGGCTAATGAGGTAAAACAAGCCTTCAGAAAAAAGAAGTTCCAGACAGTGCCCTTTGATCGTATAACCGAAATACCTGACAGTCACGAGAACGTGGAAGAAGCCGTAGTTGTTGCTGAAAACCGCAAGGAATTGCACCATGCATTGAGCAAATTGCCCTTGGAACAAAGAGAAGTATTAGTATTGCGCTATTTTGTGGAGCTTACGGTTCCGGAAATTGCATCAATTATTGGCAAGCCGGAAGGCACTGTTAAATCCCGCTTGAGCCGCGCATTGAGGCGCCTGAATCAAATATGCGTTTATCAGGATATGAGGGGATAG
- a CDS encoding cation diffusion facilitator family transporter: protein MNNLNKSISTRTGAVKLALAVVISLIILKVLVSIISKSISISAQAADSLLDLFSIGITFVAIRMSVAPADNEHPFGHGKMEGFAALIQALLVLGAGGFIIYSAIQRILHSTPIEPNEGMVVMVISIIASFFLSRHLQKVAKSTGSLAIEASARNISADVYSAAGVLIGLLVVRLTNLVILDPIIALIMAGFVLKAGFAVSRDAFNELTDYQLPTAEQDLIKKCIQEHNTQLVNFHSMRSRRSGNKRFVDLHLVMPRNLSVEESHQMCDHLEKDITDRLTNTDVDIHVEPCSGIDCSHCLITNCSLRHL, encoded by the coding sequence ATGAATAATCTAAATAAAAGCATTTCCACCAGAACTGGTGCTGTCAAGCTTGCGTTGGCTGTCGTTATCAGCCTTATCATTTTAAAGGTTCTAGTTTCCATCATCTCTAAAAGTATAAGCATTTCGGCGCAAGCAGCCGACAGTCTTCTAGATCTTTTCTCAATTGGTATCACCTTTGTTGCAATAAGAATGTCAGTAGCCCCGGCAGATAATGAACATCCTTTCGGACATGGGAAGATGGAAGGTTTTGCCGCATTAATTCAAGCGCTACTAGTATTAGGAGCAGGCGGTTTTATTATATATTCAGCAATACAACGGATATTGCATAGCACGCCGATCGAGCCAAATGAAGGCATGGTCGTTATGGTTATTTCAATTATAGCCAGTTTCTTTCTATCACGACATTTGCAGAAAGTGGCTAAATCCACCGGTTCTTTGGCAATAGAAGCCTCGGCACGCAACATTAGCGCTGATGTTTATTCGGCCGCCGGTGTGTTGATAGGACTTCTAGTGGTACGTCTAACTAATCTAGTTATTCTTGATCCTATCATAGCTTTGATAATGGCTGGATTTGTTTTAAAAGCTGGATTTGCAGTTTCACGGGACGCTTTCAATGAGCTTACAGATTATCAATTGCCCACGGCAGAACAAGATCTTATTAAAAAGTGTATTCAGGAGCATAATACCCAATTAGTCAATTTTCACTCTATGCGTAGTCGACGATCTGGGAACAAACGTTTTGTCGACCTTCATTTAGTTATGCCAAGAAATTTGAGTGTTGAGGAATCACACCAGATGTGTGATCACCTTGAGAAAGATATCACGGACAGATTAACTAATACTGATGTAGATATTCATGTAGAACCCTGTAGTGGAATAGATTGTAGTCATTGTTTGATAACGAATTGTTCTCTACGCCATCTATAA
- a CDS encoding arsenite methyltransferase, whose translation MKKEEVKKTVRERYGNIAKQSGSSCCCGPASQVSSCCGTSAGVAAGISKKIGYSYKELNAVPEGSNLGLGCGNPVALASLKEGETVLDLGSGAGFDCFLASTKVGAKGKVIGVDMTAEMLDKARENARKNGYTNVEFRLGEIENLPLADNSVDAIISNCVINLSSDKQRVFDEAFRVLKPGGRLMVSDIIILKELPDFIRNSIDAYVGCVAGAMKKNDYLKAIRKSGFEEVKVVEESTFPLDCVVSDPVAKAAVEDLNLTSEQVKDISTSVASVRVQGLKK comes from the coding sequence ATGAAGAAGGAAGAGGTTAAAAAGACGGTCAGAGAGCGGTATGGAAACATAGCCAAGCAGAGTGGCTCCAGCTGCTGTTGCGGGCCTGCGTCGCAAGTTAGCTCGTGCTGTGGAACAAGCGCCGGTGTTGCTGCTGGAATCAGTAAGAAGATTGGCTACAGCTACAAAGAGCTCAATGCTGTGCCAGAGGGATCGAACCTCGGTCTTGGGTGCGGTAACCCGGTGGCTCTGGCATCACTGAAAGAAGGAGAGACGGTATTAGACCTTGGCTCTGGTGCTGGCTTCGATTGCTTCCTGGCGTCTACCAAGGTTGGGGCGAAAGGTAAAGTCATCGGTGTTGATATGACTGCTGAAATGTTGGACAAGGCTAGAGAAAACGCTAGAAAAAACGGTTACACCAACGTGGAATTTCGATTGGGCGAAATCGAGAATCTACCTTTGGCTGATAACTCAGTAGACGCCATTATCTCGAACTGCGTTATCAATCTTTCAAGCGACAAGCAGAGAGTTTTCGATGAAGCATTTAGGGTGCTAAAGCCAGGTGGAAGGTTGATGGTTTCGGACATCATCATTCTAAAAGAACTCCCAGACTTCATCAGGAATTCAATTGACGCTTATGTCGGGTGTGTAGCCGGAGCTATGAAGAAGAATGACTATCTAAAAGCCATTAGGAAATCAGGCTTTGAAGAGGTTAAGGTCGTAGAGGAATCGACATTTCCTTTGGATTGCGTAGTGAGTGACCCCGTGGCGAAAGCCGCTGTGGAAGATTTGAATTTGACTAGCGAACAAGTCAAGGATATATCGACTTCAGTTGCCAGCGTTAGAGTCCAAGGGCTGAAGAAGTAA
- a CDS encoding type I restriction endonuclease: MPVDHREIAFESAIESSLLNEGGYIKANPNNFDRERVLDPTILVPFVKETQPRQWQYLENTIKENAETVFLDSLCKAMDSQGSLDILRHGFKCYGKNFQIAYFAPASSMNPELKKNYEANRLSITRQLHYSLNSEQSIDLLISLNGIPVATAELKNHLSGQSVENAIHQYKNDRDPREKIFTFKKRSLVHFAVDPDLVFMTTKLQGRSTVFLPFNKGDGTGAGNPNNPDGYKSNYLWENIWQKDSFLDILARFLHLEIIEKVVDGKTIRKEKMIFPRYHQLDVVRKLEADAREQGPGINYLVQHSAGSGKSNSIGWLAHRLASLHDKNDKKIFDSVVVVTDRLVIDKQLQDTIYQFEHKQGVVEKIDVDSAQLAQALLSATPIIITTLQKFPFVTEKVGDLPNRNYAVIIDEAHSSQSGESAADLKGVLAGQSIKEQAREEAEAEGLPDYEEEILRAIARRGKQPNISFFAFTATPKYKTLEVFGHSGVDGKPVPFHLYSMRQAIEEGFILDVLKNYTTYKTYYRIIKSIEDDPEVEKKKAARALARFMSLHPHNIAQKTEIMVEHFRKFTSHKIGGKAKAMVVTSSRLHAVRYKQAFDKYISENGYRDIKTLVAFSGTVYDPDINDRTYTEVEMNNGIREKELPEKFSSGEYQVLLVAEKYQTGFDQPLLHTMYIDKRLSGVHAVQTLSRLNRTYSGKEETFVLDFVNDPEEIYEAFKPYYEQTSIKEEVDPQQLYILQAQLDEQQVYHQDEVAAFCKVFFKSKENQEQHDHAMLYSFIDPAVKRFKALDENSREDFRHLLLTFRNLYSFLSQIIPFQDSDLEKIYTYVRFLLNKLPRRQNDAKYEFDSEVNLKYYRLQKISEGSIKLEPNEAGDISGPVSVGTGANYGEKIKLSKLIDIVNERFGTEFKPADELFFNQIREEAVADESLRQAALANPIDNFKYVFDKALEDLIIDRMEQNEDIFAKFMNDKDFQKVVSSHLLNEVYEKIHQAG, translated from the coding sequence ATGCCAGTTGATCATAGAGAAATAGCATTTGAAAGCGCGATCGAAAGCTCACTGCTTAATGAGGGTGGTTACATTAAAGCAAACCCGAATAATTTTGACCGCGAGCGAGTACTAGATCCTACTATCCTTGTTCCCTTTGTTAAGGAAACCCAGCCCAGGCAATGGCAGTATCTGGAAAACACCATCAAAGAGAACGCCGAAACGGTATTTCTGGATAGTCTTTGTAAAGCAATGGATTCACAGGGCAGCCTGGATATACTTCGCCATGGTTTTAAATGTTACGGCAAGAACTTCCAAATAGCTTACTTCGCCCCTGCTTCCAGTATGAATCCGGAGCTAAAGAAAAATTACGAGGCTAACCGGCTTTCTATAACTAGGCAGTTGCATTACAGTTTGAACAGTGAACAGTCTATAGATTTACTGATAAGCCTCAACGGCATCCCGGTGGCAACTGCCGAACTAAAAAACCATCTTAGTGGCCAGTCTGTAGAAAATGCCATACACCAATACAAGAACGACCGTGACCCACGAGAGAAAATATTTACATTTAAGAAACGCAGTCTAGTGCATTTTGCGGTAGACCCTGACCTGGTGTTTATGACTACAAAGCTGCAGGGAAGATCAACTGTTTTTCTGCCTTTTAACAAGGGGGACGGCACAGGTGCCGGCAACCCCAACAATCCTGATGGTTACAAGTCCAACTATCTGTGGGAAAACATCTGGCAAAAAGACAGTTTCTTAGATATTCTGGCACGTTTTTTGCATCTTGAAATAATCGAAAAGGTCGTTGATGGCAAAACCATCCGCAAGGAAAAGATGATATTCCCCAGGTATCACCAGCTTGACGTGGTAAGAAAGCTGGAAGCGGATGCCAGGGAACAAGGACCGGGCATAAATTACCTTGTCCAGCACTCTGCTGGCAGTGGTAAGAGCAACTCAATTGGCTGGCTGGCGCACCGGCTGGCTTCTCTTCATGATAAAAATGATAAAAAGATATTCGATTCGGTTGTAGTTGTTACCGACAGATTAGTAATAGATAAACAGCTGCAAGATACAATCTATCAGTTCGAACATAAACAGGGGGTTGTTGAAAAAATTGATGTTGATTCAGCGCAGTTAGCTCAAGCCTTGTTATCTGCAACCCCGATTATCATAACTACATTGCAAAAATTCCCCTTCGTTACTGAAAAAGTTGGAGACCTACCAAATCGAAATTATGCCGTAATCATAGATGAAGCCCACAGCTCACAATCAGGTGAAAGCGCAGCTGACCTCAAAGGAGTTTTAGCCGGACAAAGCATCAAGGAACAGGCAAGGGAAGAAGCAGAAGCGGAAGGTCTGCCCGATTATGAAGAGGAAATCTTGAGAGCAATAGCCAGGCGAGGCAAACAGCCCAATATCAGTTTCTTTGCCTTTACTGCTACACCAAAATATAAAACACTGGAAGTATTCGGCCATTCAGGCGTAGATGGCAAACCGGTGCCATTCCACCTTTACAGTATGCGTCAGGCTATTGAGGAAGGGTTTATTCTGGATGTACTAAAAAACTACACTACCTATAAAACATACTACCGCATTATTAAATCAATCGAAGATGACCCGGAAGTAGAAAAGAAAAAAGCGGCAAGGGCACTGGCACGTTTTATGTCCCTGCATCCGCATAATATAGCCCAGAAAACTGAAATAATGGTTGAACATTTCAGGAAGTTTACCAGCCACAAGATTGGCGGTAAGGCCAAAGCTATGGTAGTAACCTCTTCGAGGTTACACGCAGTGAGGTACAAACAGGCTTTTGACAAATACATTTCTGAAAACGGGTATAGGGATATAAAAACCCTGGTTGCTTTCTCGGGCACAGTTTATGACCCGGATATCAATGATAGAACATACACGGAAGTTGAAATGAATAACGGCATTCGGGAAAAGGAACTTCCGGAAAAGTTCTCATCGGGCGAATACCAGGTTCTTTTGGTTGCTGAAAAGTACCAGACAGGCTTTGATCAGCCTCTTCTTCATACTATGTATATCGACAAACGTTTATCTGGGGTTCATGCGGTTCAAACCTTGTCACGCTTAAACAGAACCTATTCGGGCAAGGAGGAAACCTTCGTTCTTGACTTTGTAAATGACCCAGAGGAAATCTACGAAGCCTTTAAACCCTATTACGAACAAACCTCAATAAAAGAAGAGGTTGATCCTCAACAGCTCTATATTCTGCAAGCACAGTTGGATGAGCAACAAGTGTATCACCAGGATGAAGTTGCAGCTTTTTGCAAGGTGTTTTTTAAATCGAAGGAAAATCAGGAGCAGCATGATCATGCCATGCTTTATTCGTTTATCGATCCAGCAGTAAAGCGTTTTAAAGCTTTGGATGAAAACTCCCGGGAGGATTTCAGGCATCTGCTGCTCACCTTTAGGAACCTCTATTCCTTTCTTTCACAGATTATCCCTTTCCAGGATTCTGATCTTGAAAAAATATATACTTATGTTCGTTTCCTCCTGAATAAATTGCCCAGACGGCAAAACGATGCTAAATATGAGTTTGATAGCGAGGTTAATTTAAAATATTACAGACTTCAAAAGATTAGCGAAGGGAGCATTAAACTAGAGCCAAACGAAGCAGGCGACATATCCGGACCAGTCTCTGTTGGAACAGGGGCAAACTATGGTGAAAAGATAAAGCTCTCCAAATTGATAGATATCGTCAATGAGCGCTTTGGAACTGAATTCAAGCCCGCCGATGAGCTGTTTTTCAACCAGATTCGGGAAGAGGCAGTGGCAGATGAATCGCTAAGGCAGGCAGCGCTTGCCAACCCGATAGACAACTTTAAATATGTTTTCGATAAGGCCCTGGAAGACCTTATTATTGATCGTATGGAACAAAACGAGGATATATTCGCCAAGTTTATGAATGACAAGGACTTCCAAAAAGTGGTTTCCAGCCACTTGTTAAATGAGGTGTATGAGAAGATTCATCAGGCGGGTTAA
- a CDS encoding restriction endonuclease subunit S → MSLPVPISENSKPVHTRYPEYKDSGIEWLGEIPEHWETKTIKRLFKVYNGSTPKSSEPIYWDGAIPWVTPEDLGELSSNEIDNTKRNITEAGYSSCGTTMVPVGSLVLSTRAPIGHLAIAQVDLCTNQGCRSLVPYGNISHNFGFYVLYSARQELVSFGQGSTFMELGKSKLEAVSLALPSIEEQQAIADYLDAETAHIDQLVEKKKRLIALLEEQRTAMITQAVTKGLNPDVEMKDSGVEWLGEIPAHWDLKKLKHVTTCLDGKRVPLNSEQRGYIQGGYPYWGANGILDYIDNWLFDEQLILLGEDGAPFFEANKTVAFLVEGKIWVNNHAHVLRVLNSTNARFLTNVLNVVQYRQFIEGSTRDKLTQDSMNNIPIQCAPIEEQQAIADYLDKETARIDNLINKINQAIEKLQEYRSALITAAVTGKIDVRQKAA, encoded by the coding sequence ATGAGCTTGCCCGTTCCCATTTCTGAAAACAGCAAGCCAGTGCATACCCGTTATCCTGAGTATAAAGATTCGGGTATTGAGTGGCTAGGTGAGATACCGGAACATTGGGAAACAAAAACAATAAAACGATTATTTAAAGTATATAACGGCTCGACTCCCAAAAGTTCGGAACCTATTTATTGGGATGGCGCTATCCCGTGGGTGACACCTGAGGATTTAGGGGAATTATCTAGCAATGAAATCGACAATACAAAGAGAAATATCACTGAAGCAGGCTACTCAAGTTGCGGAACAACAATGGTTCCTGTCGGGAGCTTGGTTCTTTCAACTAGAGCTCCAATAGGGCATTTGGCTATAGCTCAGGTAGATCTTTGCACTAATCAAGGCTGCCGTTCTCTAGTGCCATATGGGAACATAAGCCACAATTTTGGCTTCTATGTTCTGTATTCAGCAAGGCAGGAGCTGGTTTCATTTGGTCAAGGTAGCACATTTATGGAGTTGGGAAAATCAAAACTGGAAGCCGTTTCTCTAGCTCTTCCCTCAATCGAAGAACAACAAGCCATCGCTGATTATCTGGATGCAGAAACCGCCCACATAGACCAATTGGTCGAAAAGAAAAAAAGATTAATCGCGCTTCTGGAAGAACAGCGGACAGCTATGATAACCCAAGCTGTTACCAAAGGGCTTAATCCTGATGTTGAAATGAAAGATAGTGGGGTTGAATGGTTGGGCGAGATACCGGCACATTGGGATTTGAAAAAATTAAAACATGTAACGACTTGTTTAGATGGAAAACGTGTACCACTCAATTCCGAACAAAGAGGTTATATACAAGGTGGATACCCATATTGGGGCGCAAATGGAATATTAGATTATATTGATAATTGGCTGTTTGATGAGCAATTAATTTTGTTAGGCGAAGACGGAGCTCCCTTTTTCGAAGCCAATAAAACTGTGGCATTTCTTGTAGAAGGAAAGATATGGGTTAATAACCATGCACATGTGTTAAGAGTCTTGAATTCGACAAATGCTCGTTTTTTAACAAATGTGCTTAATGTTGTTCAATACAGACAATTTATTGAAGGCAGCACTAGAGATAAGCTCACACAAGATTCAATGAATAATATTCCCATACAATGTGCGCCAATCGAAGAACAACAAGCCATCGCAGACTATCTGGATAAAGAAACAGCCCGTATTGACAATCTTATAAACAAAATCAACCAGGCTATTGAAAAGCTTCAGGAATACAGGTCTGCACTCATCACTGCAGCAGTCACCGGAAAAATAGATGTGAGGCAAAAAGCGGCATAG
- a CDS encoding N-6 DNA methylase has protein sequence MKGDSNNIAANLTHYIKSFSPRAREILDNFKLEEHIASLDKSNRLFLIVSRFSELDLHPDTVTNIEMGYIFEELVRRFSEQRNEEAGDHFTPREVIRLMVNLLFDPDEYVLTKPGIIKTLFDPACGTGGMLSVADEYLNQLNPDAKLIVFGQEYNPESYAICGSDMMIKGESLENIKLGDSFTDDGFPHKKFDYMLANPPFGVEWKPEEHHIRKEYDEQGHNGRFGAGLPRINDGSFLFLQHMISKMKSDGSRIGIVFNGSPLFTGDAGSGESNIRKWIIENDWLEAIIALPDQLFYNTGIYTYIWIVTNKKAPERKGKVQLVNATTFFQKMRKSLGQKRNELSEKHIQDITNIYGEFQENEYCKIFDNKAFGYSKITVERPLKLSFQVLPVRIEALKEATAFQNLAKTKKKGEAGQAEIEKGKELQKKIIESLSDMDSTMVYKNRKDFDIALTNACKNCSVVLTAALKKAIISALSERDETAEPCTDSKGRPEPDPELRDYENVPLKEDIHEYFKHEVLPHVSDAWIDEDKTKIGYEIPFTRHFYKYVPPRPLEEIEADIKEVETEIIRMINEVIE, from the coding sequence TTGAAGGGTGACTCGAATAACATTGCAGCTAACCTTACTCATTACATCAAGAGTTTTTCTCCAAGAGCAAGAGAGATTCTCGATAATTTTAAACTGGAAGAGCATATAGCCAGCCTGGATAAATCCAACCGCCTTTTTCTAATAGTTTCCAGATTCAGTGAGCTGGATCTTCACCCGGATACTGTTACCAATATTGAGATGGGCTATATCTTTGAAGAGTTAGTACGCAGGTTTTCTGAGCAAAGAAACGAAGAGGCAGGTGACCACTTTACCCCAAGAGAAGTAATCCGGCTGATGGTAAATTTGCTATTTGACCCGGATGAGTATGTTTTAACCAAACCAGGAATTATCAAAACGCTCTTTGATCCTGCTTGTGGTACCGGGGGGATGCTCTCCGTAGCAGATGAATATCTCAACCAGCTTAATCCGGATGCAAAGCTCATAGTATTTGGTCAGGAATACAACCCGGAATCTTATGCAATCTGTGGTTCGGATATGATGATAAAAGGTGAAAGCCTGGAAAACATCAAACTTGGGGATAGTTTTACCGATGATGGTTTCCCTCACAAGAAATTCGATTATATGCTGGCCAATCCACCCTTTGGAGTTGAGTGGAAGCCCGAAGAGCATCATATCCGTAAAGAGTATGATGAGCAAGGGCACAACGGGCGCTTTGGTGCCGGGCTGCCACGTATAAATGACGGCTCCTTTCTTTTCTTACAGCACATGATATCCAAGATGAAGTCTGATGGCAGCCGCATAGGCATCGTCTTTAATGGCTCCCCCTTATTTACCGGGGATGCTGGCTCCGGGGAAAGCAATATTCGTAAATGGATTATTGAAAACGATTGGCTTGAAGCAATAATTGCTCTGCCGGACCAGCTTTTCTACAACACCGGTATTTATACTTACATATGGATTGTAACCAATAAAAAGGCACCGGAAAGAAAAGGCAAGGTTCAATTAGTCAACGCTACCACCTTTTTCCAGAAGATGAGGAAAAGCCTGGGGCAAAAGCGTAACGAACTTTCTGAGAAGCATATTCAGGATATAACTAATATCTATGGTGAATTTCAAGAGAATGAGTACTGCAAGATATTTGACAACAAAGCCTTTGGGTACAGCAAAATAACGGTTGAACGACCATTAAAACTCAGTTTTCAAGTATTACCAGTGCGGATAGAAGCATTAAAAGAAGCAACAGCTTTCCAGAATTTAGCCAAAACTAAAAAGAAAGGGGAAGCCGGCCAGGCTGAAATCGAGAAGGGAAAAGAACTGCAAAAAAAGATAATAGAAAGCCTTAGCGACATGGATTCAACCATGGTATATAAGAACCGAAAGGATTTTGATATAGCTCTCACCAATGCCTGTAAAAACTGTAGCGTTGTACTAACAGCAGCTCTTAAAAAAGCAATAATAAGCGCCTTATCTGAAAGGGATGAAACGGCTGAACCATGTACCGATTCCAAAGGCAGGCCAGAACCTGACCCCGAACTGCGTGATTACGAAAATGTTCCACTCAAAGAAGATATTCACGAGTACTTCAAACATGAAGTTCTGCCCCACGTATCAGATGCCTGGATTGATGAAGATAAGACAAAAATAGGTTACGAGATACCATTCACCCGGCATTTTTATAAGTACGTTCCACCACGCCCTCTCGAGGAAATTGAAGCCGACATAAAAGAGGTAGAGACGGAAATAATAAGGATGATAAATGAGGTAATAGAATGA